The Arachis ipaensis cultivar K30076 chromosome B07, Araip1.1, whole genome shotgun sequence genomic interval TTCGAATACAATAGCGTGAATTCGTGCATGACTTAATTTATCTGCCaatgactggtcttgatctcattcTAGGGTTGGACTGGATATCTAAGAACCATGTTCTATTTGATTGTTATGCAAAATCAGTGTGCTTTATGACAAAAGACATAGAAGGGCCAGTGGTGGCGAATAGCTACTATCTGAATTCCATGATGGTGAATTGTTCTGGGACTGAATGTCAGGGTATCATGCTGTTAACTACGGGTGTTTTGGGTGATGATAAAAGCTTGCAGCATTCTGgttgtgtgtgagtttccggaggTGTTTCCTAACGACATTGATGAATTTTCACTTAACTGAGAGgttgagtttgctattgaattagTTCCTGGGGTCGGACCAATCTCAactgctccttataggatgtcacctctAGAAATGGTCGAGCTGAAGTCTCAGCTagaagatctgttgggtaagaactttattcgactaagtgtttctccgtggggtaCGCCAGTGTTACTGGTGAAGAAGAAAGACGGGAGTATGCGTTTATGTGTTGATTACCGACAGCTGAATAAGATTACTATGAAGAATAAATACCCGTTGCTAAGGATTGATGACCTGATGGACCAGTTACAGGGAGCCGGTGTGTTCTCTAAGATTGATCTACGATCCGGTTACTATCAGATAAGGGTCAGAGATGAGGATATTCCCAAAACTGCCTTTAGGATGCGCTATGGTCACTATGAATACACAGTGATGTCCTTCAGACTGATTAATGCTCCAGcgatattcatggattacatgaataggaTTTTCCACCCATATCTGGATAAGTTTGTTGTTGTGTTTATCGATGACATTATTTACTCTAAGACAGAGGATGAGCATGCAGAGCACTTATGGACGGTGCTGTAAATCTTGAAGGATAGAAAGTTGTATGCTAAGCTATCcaagtgtgagttctggaagtcTGAAGTGAAATTTCTTGGCCACATGGTGAGGAAGCAGGGAATAGCAGTAGATCCTGCTAAGGTTgaagcagtgatgaattgggagcgaccaacttcatTGACAGAGATTaggagtttcctaggtttggcaGGTTATTATCGGAGGTTCATTAGAGGATTTTCACAGCTCGCTTTGCCTTTGACCAAGCTGACTAGGAAGGATGTTTCTTTTGtgtggactcctgagtgcgaggagagttTCCCTGCATTAAAGCAAAGATTGACTACGGCACCCGTGTTAGTGCTACCTGAACCAAGAGAACcatttgaagtatactgtgatgCATCACTGAAGGGTTTAgaatgcgtgctgatgcagcaccaTAAAGTCGTAGCTTATGCCTCATGTCAGTTAAGGTCGCATGAGAGAAACTATCCAACTCACAATCTGGAGCTTGCTGCCGTGGTTTTTGCTTTGAAGATTTGGCGGCATTATCTCTATAGTGTCAGGTTTCAAGTTTTCTCGGACCATAAGAGCTTGAAGTACCTCTTTGATAAaaaagagttgaatatgcgtcagaggagatgGATGAAACTTCTGAAGGATTATGACTTCGAATTGAACTACCATCCGGGAATGTCGAATGTGGTGGTAGATGCCTTGAGTAGGAAATCTCTATGTGCTGCTTGGATGATGTTACGAGAGGAAGAATTACTAAAAGCATTACAAGGGTTGAAACTGGGAATCAGAGAAGAATTTGGGACTTTATGCTTAAGTCAGTTACAAATTTTAAGCGATTTCAAGGATGAACTTCTAAAGGCTCATCAGAATAACCAAGAATTGTATAAGATTTTGCTGGCAATTGAGAAAGGCAAACGGTGGAGAGTGTTAGAAGATAAGGATGGGTTATGGAGGTTTAAGGATCGGATCATTGTACCGGATGTCGGAGATTTGCGATAGAGCATATTGGAGGAAGCTTACAGGAGTGGGTTCTCAATCCATCTGGGAAGCACCAAGATGTATCAACATCTAAAGataatgttctggtggccagggatGAAAAATGATGTGGCGTTGCATGTTTTCAAGTGCCTAACTTGCCAGAAAGTTAAAATTGAACACTAGAGACCATCAGGAACCCTTCAACCTTTGGAGATTCCACAGTGGAAATGGGAGAGCATTGCTATGGATTTTATGTTGGGTTTTCCGAGAACTTGGACGGGTTGTGATGCCATTTGGGTAGTTGTGGATCAACTGACCAAGTCGGCTCACTTCCTTCCCATTCGGATAAGCTGGACAATGGAGGAGTTAGTACGgctatacataaaggagattgtgaggttACATGACGTACCTTCCACCATTGTATCCGACAGAGATCCTCGCTTCACCTTACGGTTATGGAGAGCTTTTCAGCGAGCCTTTGGCACTAAATTAAGCCTAAGTACTGCATATCATCCTCAGACGGATGGCCAATCAGAAAGAACAATCCAAACCTTAGACGATATGCTAAGAGCTTGTATTTTGGACTAGCCGGTGAGCTGGGATCGATATATGCCTCTAGTGGAGTTTACTTACAACAACAGCTATCATGCGAGCATTGGAATGACTCCGTATGAAGCTTTGTATGGAAGGAAATGCCAATCTCcgttatgttggtatgaagcaggaGAAAAGAGCTTGTTAGGACCTGAAATGATAAGTGAAACCACTgagcaaataaagaaaatccgTAGTCGAATGCCTATGGCtcaaagccgtcaaaagagctatgctgaCCAAAGGCGAAAGCCTTTAGAGTTTGAGGAAGGAGAACATGTcttcctgaaggttactccaaccaccAGAATAGGGAGATCCATCAAAACTAAGAAGTTAAATCCCCGTTACATTGGGCCGTTTGAAATCCTGAAGAGAATTGGACCAGTGGCGTATAGGATCGCTTTACCAccacatctttcgaacctgcatgaCGTGTTTCACGTATCACACCTTTGTAAATACACTTTTGATCCTAGTCATGTTCTAGAACCAGAATCGGTTCAAGTgagagaagatttgacgctttcGGTGACTCCAGTTAGGATTGATGACACCAGCATCAAGCATTTACGCGGAAAAGAAGTTTCCTTGGTGAAAGTAGCTTCGAGTCGGGCTGGAATTGAAGAGCATACCTGGGAGCTTGAGTCAGATATGCagaaggactacccacacctcttttcaggtaattaactctgaattttgaggacaaatttcttaattaggtgggtaggatgtaaaccccgctaaaatcagtaaataattagtcaataaattgaattttaattaggaaaattaaaaatgcaaaactaatatcaaaataggatagagctcttcaaaataagaattttgatactaattttgaaaaatttggcCAAAAATTAGACCGGATGGGCTGAACtggttgaaccgggcccaaacTGGACCCATAACTTAAAATGGGCAGAGGCTTCTTCCTCCCCATTCAGCAACAAAACCGATGAAAAGATTTGGGGGAGAGGAGAGCTCTCAAACCCTCATCAATTCTTCCATCCACCATAACTTCCCCGTTTgagctctgatcgccgcaccgttcgTAGCCACGCGTCCAGCTCTACGTTTCCATTGGATCAATTTTACAGGTAAGCCTTAGTTCCATCTCAGATTCTTTACCCCCTTTCTATTTGTGAAGTTGAGCTCTTGTGATGAAATCTTGCCAAATTTGGTGTTTTATGTTCGATTTAGCATCCGGAGCTTATCGGGTTTGAGTTGCTATGCGCATGGGTACGGTAAGGATCACCTAAACCTTAGTCAAATCTTGgatttattatgtgaaatctgAAATTGAAGTGTACATGTGTATTAggtttgaattatatatatatatatatatatatgcattggaGTTGAATTGTGGACAATTGGAGGCTTAGTGGAAAATTGGTGCTAAAACTTTGGTTGATTTCTCAAGCTTGAGGGGCTGTGTATGTGACTAGTGTGGCTGCCTTGGACTAAACatagtgatcggccaaggtatggtttaggtttcacacgtttaatatataaggttttgtgaaaacttaggctaggggACTATAGGATGAATTGAAGTGATTTAATGTGTTAAATGATTGGTCGTTATGATATTGAGGGATTGGTTGATGTGGACATGTGTTAGGTAATTGATAATGTGGGTTGAatgtaaatatatttatatatgctagtatgatgatgatgaatgaagGATTTGTGATTATGGCAATGTAATGATATGGTTGGGAAATTGAGTGGTGTTTATTTAGATTTGTTGGTATGGTTATAATGAATAATGTTGTGATGATGGTTGAAGAATTTTATGATGATGATAATGTGTATTTGGAATGATATGTTAGTTGTGAGTAAAACTTGTAAAGTTGGATTGAATTGAGGTGTTATTGAGCAAAGGAAATGCAAGGGTTGTAAGAATTGTTGTGTTACGGTGAAGGGTTAGTTGTATTGATGATTATGGTATGTTGAACTGAATGAGAATGAATTTTAGAAAGGAAATGAGATTTTTGGGCAAAAATAGGGTTTGCCATATTTTGGTAAACTTtgatttttgatgaattttggtagtccataacttgctcctcaaatttttaatgaaaatgaggtttatttcaaattaaagaaGGTTTTAAAAGCTTAAAAATGATATAAGGTTTGCAGAAAACGGAAttctgtagaggaagttatggacgccGAAAATCCGGTGCTAAAAACTGAAATTCTGAAAGTTGCAGCGGAATCAGGAATTCTGGTGTGTGCCCACGCACCCAGCATTAGCAGAAACCTATATGTGCGTATGCACGCCtttatgcgcacgcacacctggTGTTTTTTAGAAAGTGCGCatacgcacacccttgtgcgcacgcacgcaccaGGGTATGCTTTCTACTGGTGGCGCTCGCACAGGTGAGGCGCACGCAGATATTCTGTTTTCTTTttaggctgtgcgcacgcacacactctGTTTTCCAGCACCTGTGTTTCTATGATCTAAACATGGTTTTGAACCCCTAAACCCCTATTTTTACCCTGTTAACCTTAGATTTTACTGGTAAGCTTAGTAGTTTGCAGAAGTTAGGAATTTAAGGTAACTTGGGGGTGAAGTAAGAGGCAAAATGATGAGTTATACGAAGGAGAAATGGATGTTAAATGAGGTTATAATGCCATGGctttgatgaatgattaaataatgattatgaatatgaaatggcttatgaatggTGATATCTgtgatacgagtttccctgggtaactGAACCGTGGCTTGctaccacgtgttccaggttgaaactcgatactctattgaccctacgtcgtaagggtgaccggtcACGTATAAATTCTCGGGTATGGATATCCCCCGTTGAGTGATATATAAATAAATGATTAaatgatgaatgaatgtgaaatctatgcatagactcatggggatgcgcgacgagGGACCGTCTAAGGTTTTTAGACTAGTCGGGtcggctggataaccgacagatgagccttatCAActataggataggcatgcatcatatgcatcttgtTTGTTTGTCTTCTGTGCATTActtgggattgcctaactgaaCATATATCCTGTTAGTTGTTATATTTGTTATCTGTACTATCTGCTTCctacttgtgcgtgaacttgtttggttgtttgtctCTGCTGAATCATGGATGATGGAGGAGTGAAGGAAAAGCGGATTGGTTAGGTGTTAGATGTTAGGTTTTAAAGTAAGTAAGTTTAGGATATCTATGTCATCTACCCCCTTTTTATGGCTTCTGCTTAGAGTTTAAGTTTTATAACTGTATGTTGGagttttaggattgcctctggcattcccaggaccttatatattatatgcatgacacctttaccatgttgagaacccctggttctcaccccatactgtgttgttattttcagatgcaggtcgagaagctcctcgctaggcgtctagaTCCCTGAAGTGGAGTAGTCCTTGGGTTATTTTGGGTTTTCagtttgtatatatatgtacatatatacttagcttgctctccaagaaacttaattattttgttcctcatagaggttgAGGGAGAGTTAGGGTCTGATTTCTGTATTTTGAGTATTTTGGGACAcctgtatatgtatgtatatattctTCGGCCAGACTTGGCTtcacaggctgagttaggagctagttATGTTGTATTCTTGGCTCTCTACTCACTCTTTCACTTGTTCATATCTATAATcgttaggtttcttagcacgcaagtaattttGTTTCCGGAGCGTTgcactttttattttgcgattttgttttacccatttttcaaggctcctagtatattatatatTTCCACTATTATatgtaaatattttataattagaggtccgtaacaccacactacctctgttctacgactTTAGCGTAAAACTctatgtagtagggtgttacatcttTTCTATAAGAATGAATTTCTCTCGAGACGTAATTTCAAGTTCAACAATAAGACTATTCTCATAGCGTGTTTGCACAATGTATGAAAGTGCTTTTGTAAGTAGTGAAACAGTTGGAAGCTAGAAGTGTTCAACACAATTAATTAGAGGCACTTTCCATTCAACATCAACAATATTTCAAGCTTTGTAGCAACTAAAGAATATGCCAGCTGGAAACCATGGTAACTAATTAAAGGTAAGGACTAATAAATTCACTACCAATAAATTACAATAGTGAGCTATGGATTTGAAAGTGGTATTGTATAGGAATTTCAAGTTGAACCTTATATCTGCAGCTTTATTTCCTTTCAAAGTGGAACCTTATTGGCCTGGCCATATAAGATTATCTAACATAAAAAGTATTTTTAACATCAGAATTTGTTGTTTGTATCACTACACCAAGAAGAACTATGAGTAAAATTGGTTTATATTGTTACAAGAGAAAATGTTACAAGAGCTAGAAAGCTAGAACGAATCCTTAAATGTTGATAAGCTTAGTCTTAAGGCTTTCTAGCCCTAAGAAGAAAAGTTCTCAATAGATAAAGAAGAAGATTGACACTATATTAGTTATTTAACTTTAAAACGGATAATTCTAAGATGTTCGATTAGCATCATGGTTGTGGTTATAATGTAGAGTTCTTCTATTCAATTGAAACTTGAACAAGAACGCAAAACTCTGAAAGGTCAAGTTTATGACCTCgaaagaaaagtaaaaatattCAGAAAAAAGTTAGTTGCTGCTGAGTCTACACTTTTAGCCAAGGGATCTGAATTGATTGCATTGAAGAGCAATTTGAGAGAGCTTGAAGAATTGAGAGAAATGAAAGAGGTTCTGATACTCTTATCTCAATTTATGGTGTTAAATTTAAGAtgcaaaataaattataaattcctTTTTACTTTATTTAGGACATTGATAGAAAGGAGAAACAAACAACTGTCATATTGAAGATGCAAGTAGCTCAACTAGCTGACATGGAGTTGCTTTATAAAGAAGGACAAGCTTTAAGGAAGCGATATTTCAATACACTAGAAGGTGGCAAAGATATTTTTAAATACAAAAGTTATGTCTTTGACTTGTGAATT includes:
- the LOC107607071 gene encoding kinesin-like protein KIN-14E, translating into MPLVEFTYNNSYHASIGMTPYEALYGRKCQSPLCWYEAGEKSLLGPEMISETTEQIKKIRSRMPMAQSRQKSYADQRRKPLEFEEGEHVFLKVTPTTRIGRSIKTKKLNPRYIGPFEILKRIGPVAYRIALPPHLSNLHDVFHVSHLCKYTFDPSHVLEPESVQVREDLTLSVTPVRIDDTSIKHLRGKEVSLVKVASSRAGIEEHTWELEKRNSVEEVMDAENPVLKTEILKVAAESGILSSSIQLKLEQERKTLKGQVYDLERKVKIFRKKLVAAESTLLAKGSELIALKSNLRELEELREMKEDIDRKEKQTTVILKMQVAQLADMELLYKEGQALRKRYFNTLEDMKGKIRVHCRLRPLSDKEIAKKDGDSLTTIDEFTVEHQQKDDKPKKHIYDHVFDGNATQEDVFEETRDDKITQITVAV